In Variovorax paradoxus, a single genomic region encodes these proteins:
- the prmB gene encoding 50S ribosomal protein L3 N(5)-glutamine methyltransferase, whose protein sequence is MSTVIELIESGAKQLEAAGVAFGHGTANAFDEAAWLVLWRLKLPLDDIDAVADTPVSPADAGKVAALIDERIASRKPAAYLTKEAWLQGVPFYVDERAIVPRSFIAELIADGSIDYWLGEHTKRVLDLCTGNGSLAVLAALTYPDVTVDAADLSTPALEVAAINVTRHELDARVTLIESDGLKNLTGPYDLVLCNPPYVNSASMAALPAEYRAEPELALAGGTDGMDFVRRLFADAPSRMSEQAVLVLEIGNERDYFEAAFPQLEVVWLETSAGEDQVLLVTRAALASLTAP, encoded by the coding sequence ATGAGCACCGTCATCGAACTCATCGAATCGGGCGCGAAGCAGCTCGAGGCCGCCGGCGTGGCTTTCGGCCACGGCACCGCCAATGCCTTCGACGAAGCCGCCTGGCTGGTGCTGTGGCGCCTGAAGCTGCCGCTGGACGACATCGACGCCGTGGCCGACACCCCCGTGTCGCCCGCCGACGCCGGCAAGGTCGCCGCGCTGATCGACGAGCGCATTGCCAGCCGCAAGCCCGCCGCCTACCTCACGAAGGAAGCCTGGCTGCAGGGCGTGCCCTTCTACGTGGACGAGCGCGCCATCGTGCCGCGCAGCTTCATCGCCGAGCTGATTGCCGACGGCAGCATCGACTACTGGCTCGGCGAGCACACGAAGCGCGTGCTCGACCTGTGCACCGGCAACGGCAGCCTGGCCGTGCTCGCGGCGCTCACTTATCCGGACGTGACCGTGGACGCGGCAGACCTGTCGACCCCGGCGCTCGAAGTGGCGGCCATCAACGTCACCCGCCATGAGCTGGACGCGCGCGTCACGCTGATCGAATCGGACGGCCTGAAGAACCTGACCGGCCCCTACGACCTGGTGCTGTGCAACCCGCCCTACGTCAACAGCGCCAGCATGGCCGCCTTGCCCGCCGAATACCGCGCCGAGCCCGAGCTGGCCCTGGCCGGCGGCACCGACGGCATGGATTTCGTGCGCCGGCTGTTCGCCGACGCGCCATCGCGCATGAGCGAGCAGGCGGTGCTGGTGCTGGAAATCGGCAACGAGCGCGACTACTTCGAGGCGGCGTTTCCGCAGCTCGAGGTGGTGTGGCTCGAAACCTCCGCAGGCGAAGACCAGGTGCTGCTCGTGACCCGCGCGGCCCTGGCCTCGCTCACCGCGCCATGA
- the dapE gene encoding succinyl-diaminopimelate desuccinylase, translating into MSRTLQLAEQLISRPSVTPDDAGCQQILGERLALLGFTLETIESGPADFRVTNLWAVRRPADAAATTRTLVFAGHTDVVPTGPVEQWTSHPFTPTHRDGKLYGRGACDMKTSVAAFVTSIEDFLQAVPEPRLTLALLLTSDEEGPGVDGTVVVCNTLAARGEVIDYCIVGEPTAVERCGDMIKNGRRGTMSGKLTVKGVQGHIAYPHLAKNPVHSVAPALAELVAINAAGGWDAASNPYFQPTSWQISNFHSGTGASNVIPGSAVIDFNFRFSTESTPESLQQRVHAVLDAHQVDYTLAWTIGGLPFLTTPGELVTAVQGAIRDETGIETELSTSGGTSDARFIAKICRQVVELGPVNASIHKIDEHIDVAEIETLKNIYVRTLKQLDAALAA; encoded by the coding sequence ATGTCCCGTACCCTCCAGCTCGCCGAACAACTCATCTCGCGTCCCTCGGTCACTCCCGACGACGCGGGCTGCCAGCAGATCCTCGGCGAGCGGCTGGCGCTACTGGGCTTCACGCTGGAGACCATCGAAAGCGGCCCCGCCGACTTCCGCGTGACCAACCTTTGGGCCGTGCGCCGCCCGGCCGATGCCGCCGCCACGACCAGGACGCTCGTGTTCGCCGGCCATACCGACGTGGTGCCGACCGGCCCCGTCGAGCAATGGACCAGCCACCCGTTCACGCCCACGCACCGCGACGGCAAGCTCTATGGCCGCGGCGCCTGCGACATGAAGACCTCGGTGGCCGCCTTCGTCACCTCGATCGAAGATTTTCTGCAGGCCGTGCCCGAGCCCCGCCTCACGCTGGCACTGCTGCTCACCAGCGATGAAGAAGGCCCCGGCGTCGACGGCACCGTGGTCGTCTGCAACACGCTGGCCGCGCGCGGCGAGGTCATCGACTACTGCATCGTCGGCGAACCCACCGCCGTGGAGCGCTGCGGCGACATGATCAAGAACGGCCGCCGCGGCACCATGAGCGGCAAGCTCACCGTCAAGGGCGTGCAGGGCCACATCGCCTATCCGCACCTGGCGAAGAACCCGGTGCATTCGGTCGCGCCCGCGCTGGCCGAACTGGTGGCCATCAACGCCGCCGGCGGCTGGGACGCCGCGAGCAACCCCTACTTCCAGCCGACCAGCTGGCAGATCAGCAATTTCCACTCCGGCACCGGCGCGAGCAACGTGATTCCGGGCAGCGCGGTGATCGACTTCAACTTCCGCTTCTCGACCGAGTCCACGCCCGAGTCGCTGCAGCAGCGCGTGCACGCCGTGCTCGACGCGCACCAGGTCGACTACACCCTGGCCTGGACCATCGGCGGCCTGCCCTTCCTGACCACGCCGGGCGAACTCGTCACCGCCGTGCAGGGAGCCATCCGCGACGAGACCGGCATCGAGACCGAGCTGTCGACCAGCGGCGGCACCAGCGACGCGCGCTTCATCGCCAAGATCTGCAGGCAGGTGGTCGAACTCGGCCCGGTGAACGCCAGCATCCACAAGATCGATGAGCACATCGACGTGGCCGAGATCGAGACGCTGAAGAACATCTACGTGCGCACGCTGAAGCAGCTCGATGCTGCGCTTGCCGCATGA
- a CDS encoding PilT/PilU family type 4a pilus ATPase, with the protein MNMMERILRLMAERRASDIYLSAHSPVLIRINGNCVPVNAQVLPPSAPLALLAEVAPAERIQELESTGELNMALALEGTGNYRISAMRQRGSYAVVVRYISHTIPRFADLNLPDILKTLIMERRGLILMVGATGAGKTTTLASMLDYRNENASGHIITVEEPIEFTYTNKKSVVNQRDVGSDTASLQTALKNALRQAPDVIQIGEIRDRDTMTAAIAYAQSGHLCVATLHANNSYRALNRILGFYPVEVRATLLGDLGGALRAVVSQRLLRTQAGSRVPAVEVMLNTALVAELIEKGDFSGVKEAMEKSMAEGSQTFEEDIARLITEERVTREEGLAQADSPTNLLWRLQNRAAPKAAADDRSLTDQVDEPTFTDITLDVRF; encoded by the coding sequence ATGAACATGATGGAGCGAATTCTTCGCCTGATGGCCGAGCGCAGGGCCTCCGATATCTATCTGTCGGCCCACTCCCCGGTGCTGATCCGAATCAACGGCAACTGCGTGCCCGTCAACGCGCAGGTGCTGCCGCCCTCGGCGCCGCTGGCCCTTCTGGCCGAGGTGGCGCCCGCCGAGCGAATCCAGGAACTGGAGAGCACCGGCGAACTCAACATGGCGCTGGCCCTCGAAGGCACCGGCAACTACCGTATCAGCGCCATGCGCCAGCGCGGCTCCTATGCGGTGGTGGTGCGCTACATCAGCCACACCATTCCGCGCTTCGCCGACCTGAACCTGCCCGACATCCTGAAGACGCTCATCATGGAGCGGCGCGGGCTGATCCTGATGGTCGGCGCCACGGGCGCGGGCAAGACCACCACGCTGGCCTCGATGCTGGACTACCGCAACGAGAACGCCAGCGGCCACATCATCACGGTCGAAGAGCCGATCGAATTCACCTACACCAACAAGAAGTCGGTGGTGAACCAGCGCGACGTGGGCAGCGACACCGCCTCGCTGCAGACCGCGCTGAAGAACGCGCTGCGCCAGGCGCCCGACGTGATCCAGATCGGCGAAATCCGCGATCGCGACACCATGACGGCCGCCATTGCCTATGCGCAGTCGGGCCATCTGTGCGTGGCCACGCTGCACGCCAACAACAGCTACCGCGCGCTGAACCGCATCCTGGGCTTCTACCCCGTCGAGGTGCGCGCCACGCTGCTGGGCGACCTAGGCGGCGCGCTGCGCGCCGTGGTGTCGCAGCGCCTGCTGCGCACCCAGGCCGGCAGCCGCGTGCCCGCGGTCGAGGTCATGCTGAACACCGCCCTCGTGGCCGAGCTCATCGAAAAAGGCGACTTCTCCGGCGTCAAGGAAGCCATGGAGAAGTCGATGGCCGAAGGCTCTCAGACCTTCGAGGAAGACATCGCCCGCCTCATCACCGAAGAGCGCGTGACCCGCGAAGAAGGCCTGGCCCAGGCCGACTCGCCCACCAACCTGCTGTGGCGCCTGCAGAACCGCGCCGCGCCCAAGGCGGCGGCCGACGACCGCAGCCTGACCGACCAGGTCGACGAACCCACCTTCACGGACATCACGCTCGACGTCCGTTTCTAG
- the dapD gene encoding 2,3,4,5-tetrahydropyridine-2,6-dicarboxylate N-succinyltransferase, with product MTQQLQQIIDAAWEDRANISPSASSAEVRDAVEHVITELNNGKLRVATREGVGQWTVHQWIKKAVLLSFRLKDNEQMQAGSLGFYDKVPTKFSHLSANELKESGVRIVPPAVARRGSFIAKGAILMPSYVNIGAYVGEGTMVDTWATVGSCAQVGANVHLSGGVGLGGVLEPLQANPTIIEDNCFIGARSEVVEGVIVEENSVLGMGVYIGQSTPIFNRDTGEISYGRVPSGSVVISGNLPKKTKSGQDYSTYAAIIVKTVDAQTRSKTSLNDLLRD from the coding sequence CGCGACGCCGTCGAACACGTCATCACCGAACTGAACAACGGCAAGCTGCGCGTGGCAACCCGCGAAGGCGTGGGCCAGTGGACCGTGCACCAGTGGATCAAGAAGGCCGTGCTGCTGTCGTTCCGCCTGAAGGACAACGAGCAGATGCAGGCCGGCTCGCTCGGCTTCTACGACAAGGTGCCGACCAAGTTCTCGCACCTGTCGGCCAACGAGCTGAAGGAATCGGGCGTGCGCATCGTGCCGCCGGCCGTGGCCCGCCGCGGCAGCTTCATCGCCAAGGGCGCGATCCTGATGCCCTCGTACGTGAACATCGGCGCCTACGTGGGCGAAGGCACCATGGTCGACACCTGGGCCACCGTGGGTTCGTGCGCGCAGGTCGGCGCCAACGTGCACCTGTCGGGCGGCGTGGGCCTGGGCGGCGTGCTCGAGCCACTGCAGGCCAACCCGACCATCATCGAGGACAACTGCTTCATCGGCGCGCGTTCCGAAGTGGTCGAAGGCGTGATCGTCGAAGAGAACTCGGTGCTCGGCATGGGCGTGTACATCGGCCAGAGCACCCCGATCTTCAACCGCGACACCGGCGAAATCTCGTACGGCCGCGTGCCCAGCGGCAGCGTGGTCATCAGCGGCAACCTGCCCAAGAAGACCAAGTCGGGCCAGGACTACAGCACCTACGCCGCGATCATCGTGAAGACGGTCGACGCGCAGACGCGCTCCAAGACCAGCCTGAACGACCTGCTGCGCGACTGA